Genomic DNA from Rubinisphaera margarita:
CGTCTGCGATTCAAACTGCGGGTTTGGAATGCGGACGGTAATCACCGCGGCCAGACCTTCTCGGAAATCCTCGCCGGACATGGTCACATCTTTGAAGATGTTTTCCTTCTTCCCGTAGTTGTTGAGCGATCGCGTCAACGCGCCACGGAAGCCGCTAAGGTGCGTTCCCCCTTCCGGGTTGTAGATCCCGTTGGCGTAGCAGCGGATGTTTTCGGAATAGCCGTCGTTGTACTGCATCGCGATATCAACAACGACATCCCCCTCCTTACCCTGAATCTTGATGACGTCGGGATGAAGGGCGTTGTCCGTGCGATTCAGATGCTTGACGAACTCGACCAGGCCGTCTTCATAGTAAAACTCATCGGACTGGCTGGTTCGCTCGTCCATCAGGCGAATGCGAACACCGGCATTCAGGAACGCGGCGTCCTGCAACCGTTTCTTAATCGTATCGTAGACGAAGACGGTATCCGGGAAGATCGTCGGATCCGGCTTGAATGTGACCCGGGTGCCGGTCTTGTCGCTCGTGCCGAGTTTGGTCAGGCCACTGGTCACTTCGCCCTTGGAGAACTCCATCATCCAGACATGGCCTTCGCGGCGGACCTCGGCTTCGAGCCATTCGCTACAGGCATTCACCGCCGTGATCCCGACGCCGTGCAGACCGCCCGTCCCGGTGGCATAACCACTCTCGCGGTCGAATTTTCCGCCGGCGTGGATCTTCGTGAACACGATCTCCAGGGCGGACTTGTTGCCCTGAGCGGCCATGTTCCCGACAGGAATCCCACGGCCATCGTCGGTCACTGTGACGGAGTTATCGGCGTTGATCTTCACCGTCATTGATGCGGCGTGACCGTTGACGTACTCGTCGAGCACGTTGTCGGTCAGCTCGAACACCAGGTGATGCAGACCGACCAGATCGGTTCCGCCGATGTACATCGCCGGACGCAACCGAATCCCCTCGATCCCTTCCAGGGCCCGGATGTTGGCTTCGCTGTAGTTGCTCGGTTTGTTCGTTTCTTCCATCGTTGTTCCTGATCCGTGTCGGATGTGTTGAAAACGTTGTATTTCGCCGGACAGTCCTTCGCCCGCGCCAATGGTCTCTGGATTCCGATTTCCTCATCCGGCTGGCGGCTGAGGATCTGTCTGAATAAGGGGAAATGTGGGTTCCCTCGTATTGAACCCGCATCGTCAATCTCCCCATTTCCGCTGTTCTTGTCTTCTTCCGTCTGAAGAGAGAGCACGCTTGCTATCCCTGAAGGACGACGGAGCTTCTCTCAGTGACCTCGACTCAGTCCCGCGTTCAGACGGAACTTGAGGTTTGTGATCTGCATATCGGGCCGGGCTTTCTTCAGAGCCGCCAGAATCGGACGGCGATGAAAGTTCGACAGTTCGCTCATCAGAACGGAGTCGGTCACTTCGACAAGCAGAACCCGGTTTCGCAGCGAAACGACCCGGGTGTTCGGTTCGATGGCTTCGTCGACACAACTCTTCCAGAGTAGACTCAGCTCTCGCGACTCCATCACGCGGCCGATCTTCCGAGCCGCAATCACTTCCCGTAACGAGCCGGCCAGCGATTGCGGACCGCCACCTCGAACCTGCAGCTCCTGACGACGCTGCTGCATCACGTGCTGAATCAACTCCCGTTGATCTTCATCGAGTTCTTTCTGAGGCTCCGTCACAGACTCGATCCCTGCTCGACAACTCCCGACCCGTTGAAACGTCCACTCCGTGGGAACAGTTTCACGCATCCCGGGCCAGCGGCATGATGACATACTTGTATTCTTCTTCGCAGCGGAACACGGCCGGATCTTCGCCGCCGATCAGACCCAGCTGAATCGTCGTTTCCGGCTCCAGTACCCGCAGAAACTCGGCGACGAACCGCGGATCGAACATGATCGCCAGCTCGTCTCCGTCGTAATCGATCGGCATTTCGACCTTCGACTGCCCGACATCGGCTGCCTGGGATTTCAAAGTTACGGTGCCCGGCGTGAAGACGAAATCGACGCCGCGGCTCTCATCGCTGGTCACAATCTGGGACTGCCGCACGAGGTTATGGAAGGGGCCTGCGACCAGATCGACTGAAATCGGAACATCACTCGGCAGCACATCGCGGAAGTTCGGGAAACGTCCTTCCACCAGGCGGGAATAGATCATGCAGTTGCCGCTGCGAACGGTGATTTCATTATCGCCCGGGGCGAGCAGGATTTCCGCGTCATCCCCTTCGATGCTGCGTTCAATCAGCGTCATGGCCTTACGGGGCACCACGATCGAACGGGTCTCGGAAACTTCTCCCTGGGTGCCGGACACGGCTTCCATGACTGCCAGACGACGGCTGTCGGTGGCGGCCAGGACCATCTGAGTCGGAGCCATCTCGACGAAAATCCCGCCGAGGGCGTAACGCGTGCTTTCATCATCAGCCGCAAAAATCACGCGGCGAATTGCCTGTCGCAGTGCTTGACCCGAAATCGCGTAACAGGCTTCGGCTGAGAATGGAGCCACATCGGGAAACTCGCGGGGATCTTCCACCGGCAGCCGGAACTCGCTCTGTCCAGCCTGCACTTCGAGCAGGTCCTCGTTGACGTTCAGCACGATCTCATCGACGGTCACTTCGCGGAGGATCTGCATCAGACGGGCGGTCGGCAGCAGAACTTCGCCGGTCGATCCGGTTTCGACTTCCGGAATCTGGTATCGCATGCCGATTTCGAGATCGGTCGCCATCAGCATCGCCGAACCCGATTCAATCACGAGCTTCGTGTTCTTCAGAATGTCTTTCGGAGTTCGCGACGGAACAACTCCGGCGACGGTCTGCAGAGCGCCAGCCAGGACATCCCGTTTGAATTTCAGTTGCATAGCGACGTCGTCTCGTACTGGGGAAATTTTCGGCCTATCATTTACTTCAACAAGGCCTGTTATCTTAGCGAAATCGGCCTGAAAACGGAATCGTGGCCCGCCTGTTGCAAGTGGGAAGGAGACGGAGATTCCAGAGCGTCTCCCGGAAGACGTCGCATGAAATTCTCAACGATGGTTTTCCACACCGGAGAGGACCGCAGGTCCCCTCCTTCTCTTTAAAGATTCTTAATTCAGTAACATTATTAAAAGGGGCGGCCAGAATTGTGGATAACCGGCATCCAATATTTCGTAAGGCATGAATGGTCATTGTGTTACGAAAATTATAGACAGCGGAAATGGCGTTGAAAAGGTGTTGCCGGGTCGTGGAGTTCCGGTGTGAAGCCGTGGATAACTGGGGCGGTTATCCACAGCAGAGAATTTCGCCGCATAACCCACAATCGAGCCCGGGATGAAGTGACGACCGATCCACAAGTTTTCGACATGTCTTGAAGTCGATCGGGAAGCGATGTTCATCGCAGCTTCTTTGCGGCCAACGGTTCCCCACTGATCGATTTGAGTGCAGCAGTCGCAACAAATTCTTCCACCAACGGAGTGGCCGATCCGATTTCAGACGGGTCGTAACGCCACAGGAGGCGGTGTCCTCCGTGATTTTAACGATCACAACGGCCCGCTCAGCTTACCCTGCACATGGCGCAGAATGGTGTGGCTTCGTCATGCACCCTCTCCGACGGATGAGCCGCCCGGATTGTGGTTATTCTTCTGGGCTGAAGAACTCGCCGCCGGTCAGCGGACGGCCTCGCAGATAATCAGCCGTTGCCATCGCTTTCTTCCCGGCCGGCTGCAGGCGGTCGACTGCGATCACACCATTTCCAGTACTCACAAGCATCCGGGAATCGCTTTGGACGACTTCGCCGGGTTTACCGGAGACCTCCAGCGAATGATCGGGCGTGATCTGGAGGATCAGCATGCGTTCCGAGGAGCCATCGAGACGATGGAGAAACGTGAACGGATTCGGCCAGGGCTGCATGGCGCGGATATGACAGTCGAGTTCAGCGGGCGACTGAGACCAGTCGATCAGTCCCTGTTCCTTGCGGATTTTCGGCGATTGTGTGACCTCGGTTTCATCCTGAACCAACGGTTTGGCTTCGCCGGCTTCGAGTAACCGAACCGTTTCGAGCAGAGCCTCGGCTCCGATTTCCGCCAGACGGTCGTGCAGTTCTCCGGAAGTTTCGCGGGGCTGGAT
This window encodes:
- a CDS encoding DUF721 domain-containing protein, which encodes MTEPQKELDEDQRELIQHVMQQRRQELQVRGGGPQSLAGSLREVIAARKIGRVMESRELSLLWKSCVDEAIEPNTRVVSLRNRVLLVEVTDSVLMSELSNFHRRPILAALKKARPDMQITNLKFRLNAGLSRGH
- the dnaN gene encoding DNA polymerase III subunit beta; the protein is MQLKFKRDVLAGALQTVAGVVPSRTPKDILKNTKLVIESGSAMLMATDLEIGMRYQIPEVETGSTGEVLLPTARLMQILREVTVDEIVLNVNEDLLEVQAGQSEFRLPVEDPREFPDVAPFSAEACYAISGQALRQAIRRVIFAADDESTRYALGGIFVEMAPTQMVLAATDSRRLAVMEAVSGTQGEVSETRSIVVPRKAMTLIERSIEGDDAEILLAPGDNEITVRSGNCMIYSRLVEGRFPNFRDVLPSDVPISVDLVAGPFHNLVRQSQIVTSDESRGVDFVFTPGTVTLKSQAADVGQSKVEMPIDYDGDELAIMFDPRFVAEFLRVLEPETTIQLGLIGGEDPAVFRCEEEYKYVIMPLARDA
- the fmt gene encoding methionyl-tRNA formyltransferase, translated to MALNVVMMATGAFALPGFKALVGSGHNVTALITQPDRLNPRGKPHPHPLKEFAEANGIPVLQPESINTQESIRKLQSLRPDVVLVAAYGQILKAEVINIPRLGMYNLHGSLLPRHRGAAPVQYAVWKGDKKSGVTIFRIEPKLDAGPMIVRMETEIQPRETSGELHDRLAEIGAEALLETVRLLEAGEAKPLVQDETEVTQSPKIRKEQGLIDWSQSPAELDCHIRAMQPWPNPFTFLHRLDGSSERMLILQITPDHSLEVSGKPGEVVQSDSRMLVSTGNGVIAVDRLQPAGKKAMATADYLRGRPLTGGEFFSPEE